DNA sequence from the Papio anubis isolate 15944 chromosome 7, Panubis1.0, whole genome shotgun sequence genome:
gcgtggtggcgcatgcctgtaatcccagctactcagaaggctgaggcaggagaattgcttgaacccgggcggcgaaggttgtggtgagccaagatcacgccattgtactccagcctgagcaacaagagcaaaactccatctcaaaaaaaaaaaaaaaaaagcaatacacaCTGGAAAATACCATTAGATTCaactatataaatacatgcaTGTATTTCCCCAACAGCACCCCTCCAGCACAATAGATATTTCCATCATATGTGGAATCTAGGGTTAATCTGAATtcaataagttaaaaagaaagagttcttaaatcagtaagaaaaaactgaaaatctcaacagaaaaatggataaCATATCGGTGCTTGAAGTGGTCTGGTGACCTATGGAGGTTTCCAAGAACTCTTTCAAAGGTTCTgtgattattttcataataacagtaacttttttttttttttttttttgagtaacagaatcttgctctgtcacccaggcgggagtgcagtggcgcgatactggctcactgcaacctccgcttcccaagttcaagccattctcctgcctcagcctcccaagtagctgggattacaggcgcatggcaccatacctggctaatttttgtatttttagtagagacgggggttacaccaagttggccaggctggttttgaactcctgacctcaagtgatccatctgcctcagcctcccaaagtgttgggattacttacaagcgtgagccactgctactGGCCAATGCTAAgattttgtttgccttttccagTGTGTTGACATTTGTGCTGATAATGCAAAAGCAACAGTGGCCCTTAACATGAATCAAGAAAGTGGCACTAAACTGTACTAGTAATCGTGTTCTTCACCACCACGTCGTTTTCACTTAAGAAAGTCCTCTtcagcggggcatggtggttcacgcctgtaatcccagcactttgggaggccgaggcgggcggatcacaaggtccagagatagagaccatcctggctaacacggtgaaacaccgtctctactaaaaatacaaaaaaaattagccaggtgaggtggcgggcgcctgtagtcccagctactcgggaggctgaggcagaagaatggcctgaacctgggaggcagagcttgcagtgagcccagatcacaccactgcactccagcctgggcgacagagcaagattctctcaaaaaaaaaaaaagtccccttcatctgtaaaatgggtaaatGAAAAGATAGCAGAAAGAATGTCCTTGTTGAAGCagcaaaatatgaattttattatatttgagcTCACGTCCTTTTTTTAATAGACCTatcttttagagcagttttaggttcacagacaAATTGAGCATAAAGCACATATATTTCCCATATCTCCCTGCCCCCACGTATGTATAGCTTCCCCCACTATCCTCCACCAGCAGCAAGGTTATACAttatttgttacaatcaatgaatttacattgacacatcattattgaCCAAAGTCCATGGTTTAAATTCAGCTTCACTCTTGGTGTATATTCTATGGTTTTGGACAACTGTGCATGACATGTATCCACCGTTATAGTGTCATACAGAAGAGTTTCACTGTGCTGAGAATCCCCTGTGCTCTACTtgtccctcctccctctttcccctgtGGCAATCAGTGATCTTTTTACTATTGCCATACTTTGGCTTTTCCCAGCAGGTCTTATTGTTGGGATCATAGAGTATTTAGGTtggcttcttcattttttttttttttagagacagtgtctctcacttttttgcccaggctagactcctTGGGACtatacaggtgcatgctactgtGACTGGCTTCGAACTGGCTTATTTAACTGTCATATGCATTTTAGGTTCCTCCGTgacttttcatggcttgatagctcatttcatttttgcactgaataacattccattctCTGGACATACCAGTTTGTTTATCCGTTCACCTACTGAAGACTATCTTAGTTGCTTCCACGTTTGGCAagtatgaataaagctgttatagatcatctgtgtgcaggttttattatttatttatttatttatttatttatttatttatttatttatttttgtgagacagagtctcactctgtcgcccaggctggagtgcagtggtgcgatctcggctcactgcaagctccatgtcccaggttcacgccattctcctgcctcagcctcccaggtagctgggactacaggcacctgccaccacgcccagctaatttattgtattttttagtagagacagggtttcacaggattttagccaggatggtctcaatctcctgacctcgtgatccgcccgcctcggcctcccaaagtgctgggatcacaggagtgagccactgcgcccagtcatctatgtgcaggtttttgtgtgaatgtgttttcatctcatttgggtaaataccaagggaGTGTAATTAATGGATAGCATGGTAAGAGTGTGTttagggttgggcatggtggctcacgcctgggattacagtgctttgggaggcagaggcgggaggatcacttgagaccaggagtttgagaccagcctggacaacatattgagacttctgtctctacaaaaaataaaaaattagctgggtggggtggtgtacacctgtggtcccagctacttgggaggctgaggtgggaggatcccttgagcctgcgaggtcaaggctgcaataagccttgatcgtgccactgcactccagcctggatgacagagcaatactttgtctcaaaaaaaaaaagtttacttttgtgagaaaccaccaaactgtcttccaaagtagccataccattttgcattcccaccagcagtgaatgacatgaatgaatgaatgttttaatttgcaattccctaatgacatatgatgttgaacatctttttatacaCTCACTttccatctatatatcttctttagtgggatgtctgttcatatcttttgtccattttttaattgcgTTGTTCATCTTCTtcttgtaatttaatttttttttttttgagatagtcttgctctgtcacccaggctggaatgcagtggtgcgctccactctctgcaacctctgcctcccgggttcaatcgattctcctgcctcagctcccagagtagctgggattacgagtaCGCGcaaccacacctagctaatttttgtatattcagtagagacggggtttcaccatgttggccaggctggtctcgaactcctgacctcaaatgatacacccgccttggcctcccaaagtgctgagattacaggcatgagccaccatagccagtttttgttttgttttgagacagagtctcgcccaggcaggctggagtacggtggcacgatctccactcactgcaacctccacctcctggttgaagccattctcccgcctcagcctctcaaatagctgggattacaggcatgtgccaccaggcctagctactttttgcatttttagtagagacagggtttcaccaagttggccaggctggtctcgaactcctgacctcaaataatccacccacctcagtctcccaaagtgctgggattacaggcgtgagtcactgtgcccggtcagtaattctttgtattttttgggtaacagtcccttatcagatgtctttaatttttttaattttttaattatttttatttttattgtttttgcaacgaagtctccctctgtcacccaggatggagtatagtggcacagtctcagctcactgcaacctctgcctcccaggttctgggttcaagtgattctcccgcctcagcctccccagtagctgggattacaagcatctaccaccatgcctggttaatttttgtatttttagtagagatggggtttcacaatgttggccaggctggtcttgaactcttgacctcaggtgatctgcctgcctttgcctcccaaagtgctgggattacaggtgtgagcctccgcacccagccaaaatataGTACATGTTTAGTAAATTACTGTTGAATGGAAAACTGAATGGGTGTTCTGAGTGAGGAGAAAGTCTAACCATGGGAAATTGGAGAGAGGTGGGCTGAGTCCCTGACAGTAACCTTCATTCCAGCACCAGCTAGTCAGGCCCCTCTGAGACCCATGTGATTTCCAAATAGGATCAAGCAACCTCTTCTGCGCCTGAGATTGACCTGGAGGCTCTCATGGATCTATCCACAGAGGAGCAGAAGACTCAGCTGGAGGTAGGATGGGGGCTAGAAGCTGGCCTTGGGTCAGAGGGAACCCAGACTCCCAGGTTCTGCCTCCTTTGGTGGAGTGGAGAGAACCAACCCAGAGGGGAGAATTCTTGGGAGATTGGTGGGGACTTGTGGGAAAGTGCTGTGACTTGGGGCCCTCTCTGTGTTCTCCCCTATCTAGGCCATTCTTGGGAACTGCCCTCGCCCCACAGAGGTAAGGGACGTTCTGCTGGTCTGGGGTAAGAGGAGGCCCAATGTGGGAGGCAGCTAATGAAGAGGAGTATTTGAAGGGAAGGCTTGACTGTGGGTCTTCTCCTTCTCTGGGGAGTTAGGGGTAGGGGAAGATTAGGGAGGGCAGGGTGAGGGGTGAATTGTGACCCCAAGCCTTGGTCTCACTCCTGTTTCTCCCTCAGGCTTTTATCTCTGAGCTGCTCAGTCAACTCAAGAAACTCCGGAGACTCAGCCGGCCTCAGAAATAAGCCTGAAAGACCATCTTTAGCAGCCTCAGCGCTGCCAGGCCTGCCCTGAAACTCCAGATCCTGGCTAAGAGGGAAATAGCTCCTTGGGACACAAACAAGAAATGTGAACAAGGAGGGACATTTGCATACTCCTACTGGCTGTGCGGTCACAACTAGTTTCTGTCAGCTGGGCTCTCTGGGAGAGAGCTGGCTGCTGTCT
Encoded proteins:
- the PPP1R14D gene encoding protein phosphatase 1 regulatory subunit 14D isoform X2 translates to MLSSSPASCTSPSPDGENPCKKVHWASGRRRTSSTDSESKSHPDSSKIPRSRRPSRLTVKYDRGQLQRWLEMEQWVDAQVQELFQVDSLALSPRLECSGALHSLQPLPPGFNRFSCLSSQSSWDYEIKQPLLRLRLTWRLSWIYPQRSRRLSWRPFLGTALAPQRLLSLSCSVNSRNSGDSAGLRNKPERPSLAASALPGLP